A part of Setaria viridis chromosome 8, Setaria_viridis_v4.0, whole genome shotgun sequence genomic DNA contains:
- the LOC117833822 gene encoding probable 2-oxoglutarate-dependent dioxygenase AOP1 — MEIGKVDLRGLEPGTPGWARARASVTASMAAHGCVVVAHDALGPELRHALFGRALPELFGLPFDAKKRSGAFSNGPHRGYEGQVPAVALETVPVPGAADEPGRVRALAGRLWPDGNPDFWQDSSDTIVSFAKNVLDLEQTVERMVLEGLGARGESIASQLGSQSHAVRATLYGAPPPPGEEAAAGGVSLSLHAHRDEHMTTVIAQHEVGGLEVQDAGDDGRWLAVPPEPGTLVFMAGDQFTVVTNGRVPACVHRVRAPAGGGRGRFSVLLARRRKDDGDPVLRAMDELVDEDHPLMYKPCNHEEYRAFRYSDEGRRLRESHPLKAFCGVEKLGVGSVEGPLSNRHPA, encoded by the exons ATGGAGATCGGCAAGGTGGACCTTCGCGGGCTGGAGCCCGGCACGCCGGGTTGGGCGCGGGCCAGGGCCTCGGTGACCGCGTCCATGGCGGCGCACGGCTGCGTCGTGGTCGCGCACGACGCGCTCGGTCCGGAGCTCCGCCACGCGCTGTTCGGCCGCGCCCTGCCGGAGCTCTTCGGGCTCCCGTTCGACGCCAAGAAGCGCAGCGGCGCGTTCTCGAACGGGCCGCACAGAGGCTACGAGGGGCAGGTCCCCGCCGTGGCCTTGGAGACCGTCCCtgtccccggcgccgccgacgagcccggCCGCGTCcgtgccctcgccggccgcctctgGCCAGATGGAAACCCAGATTTCTGGCAAGATA GCAGTGACACCATCGTGTCGTTCGCCAAGAACGTGCTGGATCTGGAGCAGACGGTGGAGAGGATGGTCCTGGAGGGCCTGGGCGCCCGCGGGGAGAGCATCGCCTCGCAGCTCGGCTCGCAGTCCCACGCCGTCCGGGCCACGCTCTacggggcgccgccgcctcccggcgaggaagccgccgccggcggcgtgtcCCTGTCCCTGCACGCACACCGCGACGAGCACATGACCACGGTGATCGCGCAGCACGAGGTGGGAGGCCTCGAGGTGCAGGACGCCGGAGACGACGGGCGCTGGCTCGCCGTCCCTCCCGAGCCGGGTACCCTCGTCTTCATGGCCGGCGACCAGTTCACT GTTGTCACGAACGGGAGGGTGCCGGCGTGCGTGCACCGCGtgagggcgccggcgggcggcggccgcgggcgcttCTCGGTGCTGCTTGCAAGGCGGCGCAAGGATGACGGCGACCCCGTGCTGCGCGCCATGGACGAGCTCGTCGACGAGGACCACCCCCTGATGTACAAGCCCTGCAACCACGAGGAGTACAGGGCGTTCCGTTACTCGGACGAAGGGCGCAGGTTGCGGGAGAGCCATCCGCTGAAGGCCTTCTGCGGGGTGGAGAAATTAGGCGTGGGGTCCGTGGAAGGACCGCTCTCCAACCGCCACCCAGCTTAG